A window from Danio aesculapii chromosome 6, fDanAes4.1, whole genome shotgun sequence encodes these proteins:
- the si:zfos-323e3.4 gene encoding volume-regulated anion channel subunit LRRC8E, with translation MIPVNEFRNITSEQNPQFRVLKPWWDVLSEYLGIAMLMIGVFGCTLQLTQDKISCLPNRLTDPSGGHTDCSHVRQHRDNQSLWEFSITKYIGPNIVEVFGRKNGLDIHQYEFVNHFCYERAVHWYGKYFPYLVVIHSMIFMVASSFWFKFPGTSSKIELFVVILRKCFDSPWTTRAISEVSEERMVLWRKNNQSSAPDGGDEEDVLSLIRASVKSDSEQKSTEPSLLDKKEGEQAKALFEKVRKFRTHVEEADLLYLMYVLQTVLKVFKFVLITVYSVLLVPNIQIVVLCSVPPDLTGFSAFCCNYNKAHLFSKLAYCYISFVGVYGLLCIYSLYWLFHRPLKEYSFEAVRLETGINDIPDVKNDFAFLLHLSDQYDALYSKRFAIFLSEVSKSHLRQLNLNHEWTVGKLRSRLSHNTHERLELHLFMLPGLPDTVFEIPEVESLKLELISNITIPSSVTQLPALVELTLIHSPCRLQPAALGHLRDQLKVLRVATETQELLPLWMYTLQSLEELHLSGELTLDSLRELKNLRVLTLRCKLTKIPPGVVDVSQQLLRLCVHNEGTRLQAFSSLKKLVRLAALELTGCGLERIPSAVFSLSHLQELDLRENRLMAVEEILSLQHCRRLATLRLGHNHISCIPEHISRLRALEMLDVSWNSLRRLPPRLCYCPRLRHLDLSHNQLVALPSEIGVLQGLQFLSVAFNALETLPEELFSCRRLRVLALGNNSITALSPRVANLAQLVRLELKGNRLEGLPVEIAHCPVLQLTGVIVEDSLIELLPAELKDSMKNR, from the exons ATGATTCCTGTCAATGAGTTCCGCAACATCACATCTGAGCAGAACCCGCAGTTCCGGGTGCTGAAGCCCTGGTGGGACGTTCTGTCGGAGTATCTGGGCATCGCCATGCTGATGATCGGGGTGTTCGGCTGCACACTCCAG CTGACTCAGGATAAGATCTCCTGCCTCCCGAACCGGCTGACGGATCCCTCTGGAGGACACACCGACTGCAGCCACGTCCGGCAGCACAGGGACAACCAGAGCCTGTGGGAGTTCTCCATCACCAAATACATCGGGCCCAACATCGTGGAGGTGTTCGGCCGCAAGAACGGACTGGACATCCACCAGTACGAGTTCGTCAACCACTTCTGCTACGAGCGCGCTGTGCACTGGTATGGAAAATACTTCCCGTACCTGGTGGTCATCCACAGCATGATCTTCATGGTGGCCAGCAGCTTCTGGTTCAAGTTTCCCGGCACGTCCTCCAAGATCGAGCTGTTCGTGGTGATCCTGCGGAAGTGCTTCGACTCGCCCTGGACCACCAGAGCCATCAGCGAGGTGTCAGAGGAGCGCATGGTGCTGTGGAGGAAAAACAACCAGAGTTCAGCTCCAGACGGCGGAGATGAGGAAGACGTGCTGTCTCTGATACGAGCCTCTGTGAAGTCCGACTCCGAGCAGAAATCCACAGAGCCGTCGCTCCTGGATAAGAAGGAGGGTGAGCAGGCCAAGGCTCTGTTTGAGAAAGTCCGGAAGTTTCGCACACACGTGGAGGAGGCAGACCTGCTGTACCTCATGTATGTTCTGCAGACAGTGCTGAAGGTCTTCAAGTTTGTTCTGATCACGGTTTATAGTGTCCTCTTGGTTCCCAATATCCAGATTGTGGTACTGTGCTCGGTGCCTCCGGATCTGACGGGGTTCAGCGCATTCTGCTGCAACTACAATAAAGCACATCTCTTCTCCAAACTGGCGTACTGCTATATAAGCTTCGTCGGGGTGTACGGCCTGCTCTGCATCTACTCGCTGTACTGGCTGTTCCACCGGCCGCTGAAGGAGTACTCCTTTGAGGCGGTCCGCTTGGAGACGGGAATCAACGACATTCCTGATGTCAAAAATGACTTTGCGTTTCTGCTTCACCTCAGCGACCAGTACGACGCACTGTACTCCAAACGCTTCGCCATCTTCTTGTCGGAGGTTAGCAAGAGCCACTTACGGCAGCTGAACCTGAACCACGAGTGGACGGTCGGCAAACTGCGCAGCCGGCTGTCACACAACACCCATGAGCGGCTGGAGCTGCACCTGTTCATGCTCCCGGGATTACCGGACACAGTCTTTGAGATCCCAGAGGTGGAGTCACTCAAGCTGGAGCTGATCAGCAACATCACCATCCCCAGCAGTGTAACGCAGCTCCCGGCCCTTGTGGAGCTCACTCTGATCCACAGCCCATGCAGACTCCAGCCGGCGGCGCTCGGGCACCTGCGGGACCAGCTAAAGGTGCTGCGTGTGGCCACGGAGACCCAGGAGCTGCTTCCGCTGTGGATGTACACCTTACAGAGCCTGGAGGAGCTGCACCTAAGCGGAGAGCTGACCCTGGACTCCTTACGCGAGCTGAAGAACCTGCGAGTGCTGACGCTACGCTGCAAACTGACCAAGATCCCGCCCGGAGTGGTGGATGTGTCCCAGCAGCTACTCCGGCTCTGTGTTCACAATGAGGGCACTCGACTGCAAGCGTTCAGCAGCCTGAAGAAGCTAGTGCGGCTGGCAGCTCTGGAGCTAACAGGTTGCGGGCTGGAGCGGATCCCCAGTGCCGTCTTCAGCCTGTCGCACCTGCAGGAGCTGGACCTGAGGGAGAACAGGCTGATGGCAGTGGAGGAGATTCTGAGCCTGCAGCACTGCCGCCGCCTGGCCACGCTCCGACTCGGGCACAACCACATCTCCTGCATCCCGGAGCACATCAGCCGGCTGCGGGCACTGGAGATGCTGGACGTCAGCTGGAACTCCCTGCGCCGACTACCCCCACGGCTCTGTTACTGCCCTCGGCTCCGGCACCTGGACCTGTCCCACAACCAGTTAGTGGCTCTGCCCTCAGAGATCGGCGTCCTGCAGGGTCTGCAGTTCCTCTCCGTGGCCTTCAACGCTCTAGAGACGCTCCCAGAAGAGCTGTTCTCCTGCAGGCGGCTCCGCGTGCTGGCGCTGGGCAATAACAGCATCACTGCGCTGTCCCCGCGGGTGGCCAACCTGGCTCAGCTGGTGCGGCTGGAGCTGAAGGGCAACCGGCTGGAGGGTCTGCCGGTGGAGATCGCCCACTGTCCTGTGCTCCAGCTGACCGGGGTGATTGTGGAGGACAGTCTGATAGAGCTGCTGCCCGCCGAGCTGAAGGACAGCATGAAGAACAGATGA
- the keap1b gene encoding kelch-like ECH-associated protein 1B, protein MLAAAGMTECKAEVTPSASNGHRVFSYTLESHTAAAFAIMNELRRERQLCDVTLRVRYCPLDTHVDFVAHKVVLASSSPVFRAMFTNGLKECGMEVVPIEGIHPKVMGRLIEFAYTASISVGEKCVIHVMNGAVMYQIDSVVQACCDFLVEQLDPSNAIGIASFAEQIGCTELHQKAREYIYMNFSQVATQEEFFTLSHCQLVTLISRDELNVRCESEVFHACVAWVQYDREERRPYVQALLQAVRCHSLTPHFLQRQLEHFEWDAQSKDYLSQIFRDLTLHKPTKVIPLRTPKVPQLIYTVGGYFRQSLSFLEAFNPCSGAWLRLADLQVPRSGLAACVISGLLYAVGGRNNGPDGNMDSHTLDCYNPMNNCWRPCAHMSVPRNRIGVGVIDGMIYAVGGSHGCTHHNSVERYDPERDSWQLVSPMLTRRIGVGVAVINRLLYAVGGFDGTHRLSSAECYNPERDEWRSIAAMNTVRSGAGVCALGNYIYVMGGYDGTNQLNTVERYDVEKDSWSFSASMRHRRSALGVTTHHGRIYVLGGYDGNTFLDSVECFDAETDSWTEVTHMKSGRSGVGVAVTMEPCHKELIPCQC, encoded by the exons ATGTTGGCGGCGGCGGGCATGACGGAGTGTAAGGCGGAGGTGACGCCGTCGGCCAGCAACGGGCACCGCGTCTTCAGCTACACGCTGGAGAGCCACACGGCCGCCGCCTTCGCCATCATGAACGAGCTGCGGCGCGAGCGACAGCTGTGTGATGTCACACTCCGCGTGCGCTACTGCCCGCTCGACACACACGTCGACTTCGTGGCGCATAAGGTGGTGCTGGCCTCGTCCTCGCCGGTGTTCCGCGCCATGTTCACCAACGGCCTGAAGGAGTGCGGCATGGAGGTGGTGCCCATCGAGGGGATACACCCCAAG GTCATGGGCCGGCTCATTGAGTTTGCGTACACGGCGAGCATCTCAGTGGGTGAGAAGTGTGTGATCCACGTGATGAACGGCGCCGTGATGTACCAGATCGACAGCGTGGTTCAGGCCTGCTGTGATTTCCTGGTGGAGCAGCTGGACCCCAGTAACGCCATCGGCATCGCCAGCTTCGCCGAGCAGATCGGCTGCACGGAGCTCCACCAGAAGGCCAGAGAGTACATCTACATGAACTTCAGCCAG gtggCGACGCAGGAGGAGTTCTTCACCCTGTCTCACTGTCAGCTGGTGACTCTGATCAGCCGGGACGAGCTGAACGTGCGCTGCGAGTCGGAGGTGTTCCACGCGTGTGTGGCGTGGGTTCAGTACGACCGCGAGGAGCGGCGTCCGTATGTGCAGGCGCTGCTGCAGGCCGTCCGCTGCCACTCGCTCACGCCGCACTTCCTGCAGCGGCAGCTGGAGCACTTCGAGTGGGACGCGCAGAGCAAAGACTACCTGTCGCAGATCTTCCGGGACCTGACGCTGCACAAGCCCACCAAAGTCATCCCCCTGCGCACGCCCAAGGTGCCGCAGCTGATCTACACGGTGGGCGGATACTTCCGGCAGTCGCTCAGCTTCCTGGAGGCCTTCAACCCCTGCAGTGGCGCGTGGCTGCGGCTGGCGGACCTGCAGGTGCCCCGCAGCGGGCTGGCGGCCTGCGTCATCAGCGGCCTGCTGTACGCCGTGGGCGGACGCAACAACGGGCCCGACGGGAACATGGACTCACACACGCTGGACTGCTACAACCCCATGAACAACTGCTGGCGGCCCTGCGCACACATGAGCGTCCCGCGCAACCGCATCGGCGTCGGCGTCATCGACGGCATGATCTACGCCGTGGGCGGATCACACGGCTGCACACACCACAACAGTGTGGAGAG gtatgACCCAGAGCGGGACAGCTGGCAGCTGGTGTCGCCAATGTTGACGCGGCGGATCGGAGTGGGTGTGGCCGTAATCAACCGGCTGCTGTACGCGGTGGGCGGCTTCGACGGGACGCACCGGCTGAGCTCCGCGGAGTGCTACAACCCTGAGCGGGACGAGTGGAGGAGCATAGCGGCCATGAACACAGTCCGCAGCGGcgcag gtgtgtgtgCGCTGGGGAACTACATCTACGTGATGGGTGGATACGACGGCACCAACCAGCTGAACACGGTGGAGCGCTACGATGTGGAGAAGGACAGCTGGAGCTTCAGCGCATCCATGCGGCACCGGCGCAGCGCTCTGGGGGTCACCACACACCACGGACGCATCTATGTGCTgg gtGGCTATGATGGGAACACGTTCCTGGACAGTGTGGAGTGTTTTGACGCAGAGACGGACTCGTGGACGGAGGTCACACACATGAAGTCGGGCCGCAGCGGAGTCGGCGTCGCCGTCACCATGGAGCCCTGTCACAAAGAGCTGATCCCGTGTCAGTGCTAG